The sequence gcctgagatatcttttaaacagttcttgaaggtatgcaaagtcaccatcccgcacttggccaaaATGGTGGGCTCGATGCCTaccccctccctcattacggaaagagacctttgcccagcagtgggacattaatgtgttatgtttatttataatctatttcGTGGCGTTCTTTGGCGTCTGCTTTTTCCTATGGGAAagaagcgtgattttatgtatgtatgtatgtaggtatgttaatACTTTGTATGTATGGAAAAAGAACTTGATGTGttctattttgtatttgttacagACATTTCAAACAATACATGCGGTAGTAGCGCTCTACTGCGATGTATTGACATTGAAACACTCAAATTGTCCTGACTTCAAATTGCCGAAGATTTTGGTGAAATTCAGAGATGCTTTCTTCACTGTGGTTGTCTGGCCTAGTACTATAGtaagtaaaaagaaatatttaccaGATTTTAACTGACCACATAAAAGAAGGCATTATATTGCTATCTACCaagatatgaaaaaaataatattgggtaccggctgtcattttcaaatacctttgatagtcgttaccagtagtcagaagcttgaaagtctgacaaccagtcttaggTATCATGTTATAAATCCAGGCACTTGAGTTGTGGACGTCCGATACGCAATCGCGCCAAGTAAAAGTCTGGTATTCAGCTGAATCCAGTTGAATCCTAGACTGATTTTCAGTCTATTAAACCgtttttttgtaattctttTCAGCTAGTTTCCTCGGTCTTCTGGTCGTTCTTCCACTTCGACCGCAGTCTTATCTACCCAGTAGACATAGACCTGGCCATCCCACCTGTATCCAACCACATCATGCATACCTCTATAGCTGTTCTGTCAGTATGGGAGGTGGTCTTCAAGCCGCGGTCTTTGCCGAAGGTCCATAAGTGGAGGTTACTGGCTACGTGGATGTTGGAAGTTGTTTATGTGTCGACGTAAGTAATTAAATGATTGAGCCATTGACATAATGATTGATAGACTGACTAAATTACCGATTAACTGACTAACTGAATTAGAGACTGACTGAGTGATAGACTGATTGACTAACTTACTACTGTTTTACGGGAGTGTGAGGTCGTCAGATTTTTACCGAAATTTTCAGATTGTCAGTAGATCAGTTTTTTGATTTTAGATAATACTTATATCACTgagtgaatgactgactgattgaccgGACCACAGATTGAATGACTGAAAGACTGACTGAATGACTGGTTGTATTACTGACTGTAAGACTATCTAAATGTCTGACTGACTAAATGACAGtctgaatgactgactgactgccaaactatctatttatatatattaatatctgAGCTCTTTAAATTCTACTTATTgtcaactaaatattataaaatcgtgttataataactatattattttccAGTGTCATCATGGTCTATTTAATCAAAGGTAAATGGGTGTACCCGATCTTTGGTGTGCTGCTCGGGTCAGTTCATTTCTACTTGTTCTTCGTGTGGATAGCAGCAGCAATATACCTGATATACCATGCCCAGTGGATCCTGAGCAGGCTTGTGTGGGGGACAACAGTTTCTGAGAAAGTTGACTGAGAATCTGAGaatgataagtatttttaagacTTGTAATTAGGGTTTGATATTGTTGTGGTAGtactaaatgaatgaataattaataaataaacaaatttaacccattaatgtcccactgctgggcaagggcctcctcctgtaatgagggagggtttaggccttgagtccaccacgcaggccaagtgcgggttggggactttgcatgcctcaataaatatactaaacaaatttttaggcatgcaagctttcctcacgatgttttccttcaccgttggagcaataattaataattattattatattttaatattatgaatatggcacgacgataattacttatgataaaatgtgttataagtataataatatgataatttattgACAATTGTAGTTTATTGACAGCCTctgtggtcggtagtgtatccgactgttgatcatgaggtctcgagttcaattcccgggtcagGCAAACTACTATCAGTCTTTTCTAAGTTATATTAGAATGTtctctcaatagtagtccggagtttggtaacgtgtccggtatatggcaataggctcgccccttgttacatgggactaacattagaaatggcgaaacgtgggagtatttcatatacctctgccaATATCTACGGGTATAATAGCCGTGATGTTATGAATGTAACAAAAATTAAGCCCTGTCAGGTATCAAGGCTTGTTGACATGTGTGTTCTTAAAATgtgatatctttatatatataattcttctgtaagtgtgtatgtcactgaacttttgaacgattgtgatgaaattttttgtgtgtgttcaaggggatctgagaatggtttagattcacaattttgtccgctggacaatggttttttaattatttttttatttattagacaggacaacgtctgtcgggtccgctagtgtacatataaaatacttggataaagaaaaataaaagaataaggAAAATACAATTCACTTTAcgcagtttaattttattttgtttataaatatttatgtttgtaaccTCTGACTTTTAAAACTGTAATGTAGGTATATCTTTGTATCAATGTTATAGACAATAATGAATGCGGAATACATAATATGGTATACAACCAAGTCAacgaaattttaaatactttatacttcagcctagcctttcttccaactatgttgggtAGGGTGGTCCACCGATATAGgggaaaattttttttttcaaatagatgTTTCGCCACCCTCCCATTTTGTTACACCAatcatacttattatatatttaaaaaatcagcttTCTATCTTATGTAATAGTGGATGCTCAACGgcgatgaaaatattaaaattttagtaaaatattcaaaaagggTATGTGCAAAAATTTCACTACAGGTACATCAAAGTAagactttttattgtaataagtagTTAAAAGGCACATAAAATGAATGATCAAAGCAAAAAcgaatttatgttattgtaaaaacttttatgatCAATCTAAAACTGAGTTAGTTAACTCCTTTTTAGAAATTTCAGTAGACACaagttgcatgttttttttcaactaaatgtaataatatattgtttttcttcctCGTCCTTAGTGAGCAAGCTATTGTAGTCTTCAAATAGTTTCACACCCCCTTCCGCAGCCTCTTTAATAACAAGCAATTATGCAACTTTTGCTTTAAAGATAATCAGCATTTTCATTCCAAACCTCAGATGGTAATTGCAAGAAAAAGTCCTTAAATCTAGtagaaaatctgtttttagCGAACTTTCCGACGCAAAAGTATATAATGTGTATCAAATGACAGTTAACGACTGCCACCTCGTTCTGGACGAGAACTACGATCAGCATTCATTTGATGAACTGTGGCCATTTTCTCGCCACAAAAAAGCTTGTCGGAAAACAGAGCAAAGATAATAAGTTCGTCTGGCAAATACCACAGGTGACGCTTTAAGACCTTCCTTGCAGctttacttatttcaaaatcaatggcATCGTACAATTATAACttcttttaaagtaacaagTCATTTCTTGGTGCATCTGTTTTTAAAGGCGTTTCAATACAAGTCTTGGTGTATTTATGAGCACCAAAACTAATTAATCGAGCTATTAGCTgttcttaacttttaattacttagattattcttttaaggaattatttgtacaataactgTCTGTGTAAATAAtgcctgaaaagaaaaaaaatcatagcaTAACTCAATTTAGACATCCATCGAGCGTGGTGTATTGGACCTGGGGCCAGCCAATGAATTTAGAAGGTGGTTTGTTCAAACGATTATAGTGAGTTCAATTAACTCCTTGTAGTAATCGCTAACTTGTTTTTCCCCAGCTTTTACGATGGTAAGAGTCTCAAGTGTGTTCAGGGCGAAATTTTCCGTATCCGAATTATCAATCAGACTATCATACTGCTTTTTCGAAAAAGTCTCCCATGTATCACTGAATCTCTtgaatagtggtatttgaggaGAGCTTGACTGACTAAAGCACAGTGATTATGactataattatgaagatttttaataaatttctctatGCAATGGTCTAATTGTCTTGTCGAAATTCCCGATTTTTTCCATATTTCCaccacattttcaataagacCGCGCgcagaatttatcaaatttatatgTTCAATAATTAAGTGGTGATGAAGAAGcaaaacttgccgaagagtaaGATGTTGATTGAGCCTTGATAAGGGTTCCACATCTCAACAacccaaaagaaaaatatcgtggTTTTGTCGagttattgaacatattttgtccctattttatgtaacaaaacactttttttaaatatattttttagttttaaacacttaaacagtcatatatataatgaattagcttagtttaatacccaaaaaatacctataacagtgaaagaaaaatttgcacttttcacaaaaaaatctaaaatataactGCTTTGAGCACCCACTTCCACTAAAGCTACCTTGTTCAAATTTTGCAacgttattatttcaaatacgtgTAACAAATTAAGCCCATGGCGAAAgtgataactaaaaaaaaatttttttggaccaCCCTAATGTTGGGGTTGGCTTCCAAATCGTGTGACATCATTTCGAGAGCATTTCTGCTAGAAAAGCCTTTtagacatttcataaagagtagctgattggCAGGTAACTAAATACTGTATTGCACAGAATGTGATGATTTGAAAGAATGTTAAAGGAATAATTTCATAGagaacagcgccatctattatttTGTGTGTGTACTATTACATGTAACGAGAAGATGcgtataatgtttttttagcgtgaataaaacaaatacgtactttactaattaaaagtgtttttataagaacatcttaggtaaaaatgttttaaactatgatgaagaagtaataataaaatggttAAAACTATAACGCCATCTCACGTCTCAACATCGAAGTAGTAATTCATACAATACTTCACTAGATGGCgctcataataaaaacaatattaacattttatttataaaaaaatggtgaATATTTTCAGGATTAGGCAGACAAATTATTATCCACCAGTAAATAAAACCAAGCAATTAATGCTCcataacatatttattgcaCTGAAACGTTTTAaagctaaaatataatattttttccatacATTAACTACTCTACTTGTCTATGAATACGTATCATACACGATATACAatagtgatatattttttttaatatttttggttacaatatattgtaaaacaatttctaacTTCACAATtcgaaaaataacataaatattcgAATACAATAACTTATTTCACATATCATTTTTTaagattcttttttttaattttgatagagAAAGAATGgtaggtattataaaaaaaatacagttttaaagtTGTCAACTTTGCCCAATAGATGGCATTAGTTGCAGAGaaataaagtacatttttgttttttctatagTGATAAAGATTACAATTAAGATATGGGTatacactttttattataaaatatataattttacaatttgtaACTTTCTACTGCAATATAAgcgatttaattttttattgatattgcacagcagtattttgaatatatttttgatttttttattttattattattatattttctaaattacatcaaatatataaCATTCTACTCTATTCTATCACATAAAagccataattttttttattaattttaacagtaacaccgagtataatataatacttgaATTATAAcactacaattattattattatacaatttaactaaatttatttcaaaatacacattttactacaaaagcgaatataatacacatttttttcgtattttttgcacttaatatttacttaaaataactaataacaaaatatattacaaaaaatattttattataacgaaaTATATGAAATTGTGCATTAACTTAGATAAACTTAGCCGTCCCCATTAAGCTTTAAAATGCttaattattaatgattttaactTATTCGTACAACAGgtttactaattatataaactCAGACAAAAGCAATAACTAAGTACCTTTTTTTCATGAATTTCAGAATTGTTACAGTACGgccgatagatggcgctgtactCAATATTACAATcgtgataaataatattacttatatctGTGTTCTAAAAGGTACAACTACAACAAATACTTTTAGAAACCTGGTAATTTTAATGtggttataattattatgacattaacAATTGTGATTTGCAAGCAATTAAAGGCATCAATtcttttatgcaaataaaataatcctCTGTCGGTTAAAAGTAATATAAGCATACGACTCTATTTAACCGACTTtcgaaataaattacaaaacttagaaaacatttctaaaagtTTTTCATCGAACAAACAAATTCAAAGAAGACATTTTCAATCTAAAATTACTTAGAAATTTTACCTTTATAATGCAAGCATTTTTTACAGATAGCATCGGCCCTATCTTTAATAGATTGAGTAGACATGGCCCTCTCACTCTCAGGCTTCGGGTCCTCCCCCTCAAAAGGTCCCTCACTGAACTGCTGAATcaactttttaatataactcCCAGGCCCTCTTATAGTGAGCTTTGTATCATCATCCTTTTCTTTTTCAACAGTACTCTTATAATCGCTTAACATTTGCAAACCATCTTGAAAATTTTCAAACGCCTGTGTAATCTTCTCACCAATATTTAATTTCTCTTCTATATCGCTATAACTCGATTTAGACGCATTAATTTCTTCTGCAACATCCTTAGAACTGGTCGGTGTGATAATAATTTCGTTATTCTTAACATCAATTGTGATTTTAGCGTCATCTAGTGAGAGACCTGAGAGGGAGACGTCGACGGACTTCGATCTGAATTGCCTAGATGGCGGTAGTGGTACCTGAAGTTGGTTGGTGTCTGAGTCTGGGTGTTGTTTAATCGTGCCGATAGATGTCACTGGCGATGATGAGTGTGATGACCTGTCCCCGGGGCTGGATCCTGgagtttttaattaactttgtaaAGAAAAGAGAAttgttgtttagtttatttatctaGATTAGAAGATGAATAGGATAGAAATATTGCAATGATGTATATGAAGCCTGTGTAGTTTTTTTATCATTCAAAATCTTGGCTTGaaataggtaaaataattatactaattgCAAAAAGAGCACGTTAAAGCTGAAacaagtgtttattttttttagttgttttaAACGATGATAGAAAATTAGTATGTCTAAAAGTGTTACTTCCATTATTATGGTTTGTTAGTAATTCCACCACCTTTTCAAAATACATTGAATTACCTTAATTCGAACTTGAAGTATGTATCAGTTCTGTCTTATTATGTcctataaagataaaaataaaattgataacaaaaataaaaacaaaaaatacacagaaaTTTGTTAAACGCCATCCcaaataacattttagaaaatCATGAGAAGTAAAACCAGTTACCATTCTCTACCATAACCCCTTATAAATGTTAGCCGCTTTTTTAATTGCTATTAAAACTACGTATAGTTAGTAAATGATCAGAATTGATAGTGCAATTTGAAGacattatttatacttatattctGACAAATGAATTTACAAGCAACCGTGTTTTTCCGTTACACTATTacaaatgaatcaccgaaattagaaacaaaaattTTGACAGGAATTATTTTAGATTATGCTTCCGAAGGActgaaactaattaaaaaccCGACGTAGCCATAAAGAAAGATTAATTTAGAAACAAAGGTAACTATATCTGTATGTTACGATTTCACCACAAAGCCGAATCAATCTAATCAAAAACATTGTAATGGAATTATGCCTTATGTGAAATATCTAGTCTCCACTTTTCCAAGAATATTGAATAAACATTCTCGCACGAAAATAAAATAGCCTAAGTTTTActaattttgaaaaagtttataGCACTCTCGTACGAAAATTAAATATCCAGAAAttacaacattttgaaaaaatatttaatctgaTCAAAAATTGCACCATCCATTCCGCTCACAATAAAAGCCACACCCACCATTAGAGACATCCTCATTATCCTCGCAGCACTGCGGCAGAGACTGTTCCACCATCAGACCCTGGACCATGTCCATGCACGAGTCCAGGGAGAACTTCTTGCCGCACATCTTGATGCCGCGGATGCGACGGCGCATCTCTATGGGTTAGTTACAAGCTTAAGTTGTTagaaagcaattttttgggCATTTCTGGTCCAAATTCTATAAGTATATACTATAAGTTAATATTGTGTCAGGTtgttaaaaagcattttttgagAGATTCATGCCCCGGATTCTAGAGTTCAGTTCAGTTATCATTATGTCAACTTAGTAAAAAGCATTTTACTTATTCGGTCAGTAGTTTTTAGAGATATTGTTAAAAGCCACACCAAGAAGATTTCTTTAAATCTcaggaaaaatattgtttaacttaGTTTAGATTctacttaactaaataaaagttattggaaagcaaactttaaatacataatatatttttatactttaggcttgcattatgtatgtacatatacaacaaaaccgactcgactcacttatTTGGCTTGTGCCGATCAGGTTCACACATATTAAGTTTTGCCGCCTGGCGGCGCTTTTATAGGTCTATTAAGATCAAAATAAAGCATCAGTAGTTCCATTTTGCATAATACCGTGAGCCCAGTAAAACCAAGCCCATTTTTACAAGCATCCCAAACCAGAACCTTTAATCACCATTTTCAAAATCCACCATACTTATATCAAAAGACTTACCAGGGCTATCTTTCGGCTCCATCTTCAGTTGCGCGAAGGTCTGCGCGCAAGATGTCAGCACCTGTTCATAGTCGCATATGGCCACGTGGGTCCCGTTCACGATCTTTGGACTCATCGGACTGTTGGCCAGGAGCAGACTGGTGCCGAAGGTCGCGTTCAGTTCACGGGTTTCTGAGAAACATAGAAGAAAATGATTTTGCTTAGTTACATCACCGTATTTGGTCAGCGCTGTGGACTGAAGAGCCCCGTATTAGGGAGGAGACACTTGACCGGcaataataaagtaatggattatttatttgaaagaagCTCCCTTTAGTGGTCCATTCTAGTGGAGAAGTTgaatgaaaaattctttaaattaaaggGATTTAGTGGGATACATTTTTTGtggcgattttctaccactattgactcgaaaattaaaaataaaaatggtaccTCTCAAAGAAATCCTAGGTTTCTTAGGCACGACAATGTTGCCGTTCTCGGAGCCGAATACATCTAGCAATATTTCCTTAGCCACAGTCTTTATCTCATTCCAGTcatctgaaaataaattcaaatactGAAACtgtcaaaaataacataaaacaaaaaatggtaacattaaaaaagaattaaacattaaatatatataatggtgtacacatacttttttatacaaTGTTATTGATTGACATCTCTTTAGGTAGCTCTAATTCTTAATGACTTACACACTTTTTTCATgccacttttttatttaaagtttattgttgGTACTTGGTATACAATTTGACACCATCACCAGCGAATTGcgttaaatgttttatatcaaaGTCAATAAGAATGAACCCTACAATCTAAAATACTCAACAACTGAAAAcctctgaaatatattttttgcagtatTTACCCAAAATATCCTGGTTAGTAGTCCTCTGCGAGGTGACAGTGAACCTGATGACGTAGATGCCCTTGAAACAGGCAGGTACTGCGTGGATGTAGCCGCGAGCGTTCAGCCGTTTTAGTAGCCGTTCAGTGAGGGCGTTGTCGCCTTTCAAGCGGAATGCTACCATACCTGCGGTGAAAAAATAGATTGGAGTCCATACTAAGTCATAAAACTTGAAGTTTTAGGTGTACCTACTAAGTTTGGTgtgtaaatgtttaatttaatttcattattaaacaAACAACTGCTGCACTAAGAATTTTAGAAGCATACTTAaataacagacacaaagtacagtaCAAGTAGTACAGTACCAGACATGAAGCAACTATAATTGTTCTGtgaggaatcgaacccatgaacgacgcaatggtagcggcgtgagGACCATAATTACTACGCCACGGAGACAATCAAAAGTTATTATATACCTAagaaactaataatttattttgatataattcaGATTAGGGCTAAATTGCGGgctatatttcatacatacatacaaacataatatcacgtcttttttcCATAGTGGTAGCCAGAGccaacgccacttggtacgaacTTCACAAAATTCGAGTTTTACACGTATGTATATGATGGACTTTTATTGAAACTTACCCAAGTTCCTGGGCTGAGGGATTTCGAACCTCGGGTCAGCAAGTACTAAGGCTTCAAATTTCTGTGCCAGGCGCACactctgaaacaaaaaaaacggTCGTTTTGAAAGCCATCTCCTGTTGAAGTAggataaaacacattttttagtcatactagctgacccagctaatttatttttgccatataaataaaaatgttaagggAGGTCAACCATTATCACTAAGGGGTATGTAAAAGTATATGGtagccgattctcagacctactcaatatgctcacaaaatttcatgaaaatcggtcaaGCTGTTTCGAAGGAATGCGGTCACTAACATTGTGGCATggaaattttatgtaataatataagatataaTATGTAGGGATTTATTATAGGACTGAAATAATTTCCATATAACTTCGGGGGATACACCTAGTTTTAGCTTGGTGATTCTACCGGGTTATATTtacatgccaaggctctctattaaattgtaatactaTAGTGATATGATAAGTTATGATTACTGACCTCACGAATATGCTTCTGAATGCCAACTACTCCATAGTTTCGTAGCACGAACCACAACTTCAGCGCCCTGAAACGACGGCTCAGGGGAATCTGCCAatgctgaaaaataaaacaattcttattaaaattgtgCTGAAACTCTCAAAAGTCTAATTTTGAAGCTTTCGTGCACTTATAACCTAGTTTTAGGCTTGTTTATATCCTAGTTCATATCAAGCCATTTAGCCGAGAAAATAGGTTGTGAcgcgattattttttatttagtacgtGTTTCACAAAGACAGCGTTTTAAACAGTATAATGACAATGTTTATGTTTcatacacattttaaatgttacgttgttaaaaacatatttattatatgactGTTCTGAGCAAATAATATCTGAATTTTCTATcactaatttgaatttgatataAATGGTTCAAAATGCGCTAAACATAACTTCACAACTTCTACCAgaactataaatataaacaagccttaacaaaatatcaatatacaAGCATCTTCACCAATCACCAATTCAACCTGTAACCCAAAAAAATAACCCGACCCACCACCATACATCATTTTACAATATCTTACAAGTAGCTCCTTCTTATGAGGGTCTTCTAACTGTATTTTATCACCACAGCCCGGTGACATCGTGCTGTAGCCGTGAAGATTGAGATCATCATCACCATTGCATGGACTTCCATTGGTTTTTACATCATCATGATGTTCACcatttgaaacattttgattCTGACCATTTGTATCAAAGTTATGTCCACCATTTGTGCCATTGTGATGTTCAccgtttgtttttaaatcattctGATGGTCACCATTTGTATCAAAATGATGTTGACCATTTGATTCATTATGATGCTGGCCGTTTATCTTTACACTATTCTTATGGTCACCGTTTGTATCAAAGTGATGACCACCAGTCTCATCATTGTGATGCTGACCATTTCGCTTTACATTATTCTGATGGTCACCATTTGTATCAAAATGATGTTGACCGTTTGTATCAAAGTGATGTTGGCCGTTTGTCTTTACATCGCCATCGTTTTGATGCCTTCCGTTTGCATCATTGTGATGTTTTCCATTTGCATCAAAGTGATGTTTACCATTTGTATCAAAGTGATGTTGACCATTTGTACCATTGTGCTGCTGATGGTTTGTCTCTACTTCATTTTGATAATCACCATTTAACTTACCATCATGTTGTTTACcattaatatgatttatattgCCATTCATTTTGAGATCATGTGATTTTCCATTAGTTACATCATTTTGTTGTTCCCCATTAACTTTGCCGTTGTTAAAGTTGCCGTTGAAATCTTTTTTGGTTTtgagtttttcttttatcttttgtaTGTCTTCGTCGATGTTGTTTGTTAAGATGTCGAGTTTGTCATCGAGGAAGGTCTCATGTTCGATTCCATTTGATGCAGTGTTGATTTTTCTTAGAGGTCTTTTCTTGATGTCTTTACGATCTTTCTCGTCCTATTTTAgtacagttattaaaatattagcaacaaaagtgaattaattagttatagtataattaatttatgcgattaaaacaaaaatattattcttttgatACTTTTCtggtatttataagtaagtataagtaaATGAAAACCTTTAAGTTTTTAAGTTCATTAATACATTTAACATTTAGGTACAGTTCAACAAACACAG is a genomic window of Anticarsia gemmatalis isolate Benzon Research Colony breed Stoneville strain chromosome 27, ilAntGemm2 primary, whole genome shotgun sequence containing:
- the Hdc gene encoding histidine decarboxylase isoform X2 yields the protein MDHSEFRVKAKEMVDYIADYLENIRDRRVYPGVQPGYLHKLLPKEAPQQPEQWDNIFRDVDEHIMPGLVHWQSPHMHAYFPALTSYPSIMGDMLSSALNVLCFTWASSPAGTELETIAMNWLGKLLGLPDCFLNEKNDSPGGGVIQTTASEATLVSLLAARTRALMELAKLNPELQTSELLGHLICYCSDQAHSSVEKAGLIGLVRMRYIESDEHQSMRGDKLEEAIATDKEKGLVPFWVCATLGTTGSVAFDNLREIGNVCDRHGAWLHVDAAYAGSCFVCPEFRHWLDGVEMADSFAFNPSKWLMVNFDCTAMWVKDSTALHRTFNVNPIYLRHENSGKAIDYMDEKDRKDIKKRPLRKINTASNGIEHETFLDDKLDILTNNIDEDIQKIKEKLKTKKDFNGNFNNGKVNGEQQNDVTNGKSHDLKMNGNINHINGKQHDGKLNGDYQNEVETNHQQHNGTNGQHHFDTNGKHHFDANGKHHNDANGRHQNDGDVKTNGQHHFDTNGQHHFDTNGDHQNNVKRNGQHHNDETGGHHFDTNGDHKNSVKINGQHHNESNGQHHFDTNGDHQNDLKTNGEHHNGTNGGHNFDTNGQNQNVSNGEHHDDVKTNGSPCNGDDDLNLHGYSTMSPGCGDKIQLEDPHKKELLHWQIPLSRRFRALKLWFVLRNYGVVGIQKHIRESVRLAQKFEALVLADPRFEIPQPRNLGMVAFRLKGDNALTERLLKRLNARGYIHAVPACFKGIYVIRFTVTSQRTTNQDILDDWNEIKTVAKEILLDVFGSENGNIVVPKKPRISLRETRELNATFGTSLLLANSPMSPKIVNGTHVAICDYEQVLTSCAQTFAQLKMEPKDSPEMRRRIRGIKMCGKKFSLDSCMDMVQGLMVEQSLPQCCEDNEDVSNGHNKTELIHTSSSN
- the Hdc gene encoding histidine decarboxylase isoform X4, translated to MDHSEFRVKAKEMVDYIADYLENIRDRRVYPGVQPGYLHKLLPKEAPQQPEQWDNIFRDVDEHIMPGLVHWQSPHMHAYFPALTSYPSIMGDMLSSALNVLCFTWASSPAGTELETIAMNWLGKLLGLPDCFLNEKNDSPGGGVIQTTASEATLVSLLAARTRALMELAKLNPELQTSELLGHLICYCSDQAHSSVEKAGLIGLVRMRYIESDEHQSMRGDKLEEAIATDKEKGLVPFWVCATLGTTGSVAFDNLREIGNVCDRHGAWLHVDAAYAGSCFVCPEFRHWLDGVEMADSFAFNPSKWLMVNFDCTAMWVKDSTALHRTFNVNPIYLRHENSGKAIDYMHWQIPLSRRFRALKLWFVLRNYGVVGIQKHIRESVRLAQKFEALVLADPRFEIPQPRNLGMVAFRLKGDNALTERLLKRLNARGYIHAVPACFKGIYVIRFTVTSQRTTNQDILDDWNEIKTVAKEILLDVFGSENGNIVVPKKPRISLRETRELNATFGTSLLLANSPMSPKIVNGTHVAICDYEQVLTSCAQTFAQLKMEPKDSPEMRRRIRGIKMCGKKFSLDSCMDMVQGLMVEQSLPQCCEDNEDVSNGSSPGDRSSHSSSPVTSIGTIKQHPDSDTNQLQVPLPPSRQFRSKSVDVSLSGLSLDDAKITIDVKNNEIIITPTSSKDVAEEINASKSSYSDIEEKLNIGEKITQAFENFQDGLQMLSDYKSTVEKEKDDDTKLTIRGPGSYIKKLIQQFSEGPFEGEDPKPESERAMSTQSIKDRADAICKKCLHYKGKISK
- the Hdc gene encoding histidine decarboxylase isoform X1; the protein is MDHSEFRVKAKEMVDYIADYLENIRDRRVYPGVQPGYLHKLLPKEAPQQPEQWDNIFRDVDEHIMPGLVHWQSPHMHAYFPALTSYPSIMGDMLSSALNVLCFTWASSPAGTELETIAMNWLGKLLGLPDCFLNEKNDSPGGGVIQTTASEATLVSLLAARTRALMELAKLNPELQTSELLGHLICYCSDQAHSSVEKAGLIGLVRMRYIESDEHQSMRGDKLEEAIATDKEKGLVPFWVCATLGTTGSVAFDNLREIGNVCDRHGAWLHVDAAYAGSCFVCPEFRHWLDGVEMADSFAFNPSKWLMVNFDCTAMWVKDSTALHRTFNVNPIYLRHENSGKAIDYMDEKDRKDIKKRPLRKINTASNGIEHETFLDDKLDILTNNIDEDIQKIKEKLKTKKDFNGNFNNGKVNGEQQNDVTNGKSHDLKMNGNINHINGKQHDGKLNGDYQNEVETNHQQHNGTNGQHHFDTNGKHHFDANGKHHNDANGRHQNDGDVKTNGQHHFDTNGQHHFDTNGDHQNNVKRNGQHHNDETGGHHFDTNGDHKNSVKINGQHHNESNGQHHFDTNGDHQNDLKTNGEHHNGTNGGHNFDTNGQNQNVSNGEHHDDVKTNGSPCNGDDDLNLHGYSTMSPGCGDKIQLEDPHKKELLHWQIPLSRRFRALKLWFVLRNYGVVGIQKHIRESVRLAQKFEALVLADPRFEIPQPRNLGMVAFRLKGDNALTERLLKRLNARGYIHAVPACFKGIYVIRFTVTSQRTTNQDILDDWNEIKTVAKEILLDVFGSENGNIVVPKKPRISLRETRELNATFGTSLLLANSPMSPKIVNGTHVAICDYEQVLTSCAQTFAQLKMEPKDSPEMRRRIRGIKMCGKKFSLDSCMDMVQGLMVEQSLPQCCEDNEDVSNGSSPGDRSSHSSSPVTSIGTIKQHPDSDTNQLQVPLPPSRQFRSKSVDVSLSGLSLDDAKITIDVKNNEIIITPTSSKDVAEEINASKSSYSDIEEKLNIGEKITQAFENFQDGLQMLSDYKSTVEKEKDDDTKLTIRGPGSYIKKLIQQFSEGPFEGEDPKPESERAMSTQSIKDRADAICKKCLHYKGKISK